Proteins encoded by one window of Macadamia integrifolia cultivar HAES 741 unplaced genomic scaffold, SCU_Mint_v3 scaffold1401, whole genome shotgun sequence:
- the LOC122063648 gene encoding fra a 1-associated protein: MGWEWRDETNETSSSIGSAGTGGTETSNFESGDRCSTRRIVKSQCKTEEVEPGKFVRKCEKTEQILKDCVGRPVEVVKSNTEYTEDDVTNEMSKGSFPFESSGMEPFNFPGLRSDIEAIERSVFGGLSQFFEAAEEMKNGFFQVFGTPRIYDRESSPSLRRGIPIEGPLGREAPPPTRKNDESAYSDFAGQVRDV; the protein is encoded by the exons atgggttgGGAGTGGAGAGACGAAACCAACGAAACGAGTTCTTCGATAGGATCTGCCGGCACCGGCGGAACTGAAACCTCAAACTTTGAATCGGGAGATAGGTGTTCAACGAGAAGGATCGTTAAATCGCAGTGCAAGACCGAAGAGGTTGAGCCTGGGAAGTTTGTCAGGAAGTGCGAAAAGACCGAGCAGATTCTCAAGGATTGCGTCGGAag GCCTGTTGAAGTGGTTAAATCCAACACAGAATACACTGAAGATGATGTAACAAATGAGATGTCAAAAGGGTCTTTTCCCTTTGAGTCATCTGGTATGGAACCCTTCAACTTTCCTGGGCTACGCAGTGACATTGAAGCCATTGAGCGGAGTGTGTTTGGTGGTCTTAGTCAATTCTTTGAGGCAGCTGAAGAGATGAAGAATGGCTTCTTTCAAGTTTTTGGGACCCCACGTATTTATGACAGGGAATCCTCACCATCCTTGAGGAGAGGGATACCAATCGAAGGCCCACTCGGAAGGGAAGCTCCTCCTCCAACACGAAAAAATGACGAATCAGCTTATTCCGATTTCGCTGGGCAGGTCAGAGATGTTTGA